Genomic window (Dictyoglomus thermophilum H-6-12):
GCAGACTCTAAATGATCAACAGCATTTGCACGTCCACCTTTGTACAAAGTATTGGCATCGGTAAGAAAGGGTTTTCCTCCTAATTCCCTGACGGCCTCTACAGCTTGCCTTACAAAAATAGGCCTTATAAAAGCATGGTTTCCTGGTTCACCAAAAGTAAGCTTGATTGCTACAATATCTCCTTTTTCTAATCTACCTTCTATTAACTTCTTTGTTAGCCTTTTAATTTTACGCACCAAAGATTCATTTTCATTTGTAGCCCTCATTGATACAAAATATAAAGGTGCTTTCATTGCCAAAACCTCCTGCATTATATGGATTTTAAGGCATCTACAAATAATGTAGGTATCTCGTCACCTATTCCAATAAAATGTATTTCCTCAAAAACTCCAGGATTATCTTTTAAAAATTCTACTACTTTATTAACAATTATTTTAGTCCCTAACTGAGGCGGAAAACCAAAAATCCCACAACTTACTGCTGGTATACTCAAGCTCTTAATATTTTTTTCTTTTGCTAAAGTGAGAACACTCTCAATAGCCTTTTCTAACTTTTTCTCCTCGTCTCCCTCTCCCCATCTTGGACCCACAGTATGAATTACATATTTAGCCTTAAGTTTTCCTGCGGAAGTGATAGTAGCGGAACCAACAGGCAATGGACCATACTTTTCTACATATTCATCGCTTTCTTTTTGTATTACCTCTCCACCAGCTCTTACAATAGCCCCTGCTACTCCTCCCCCATGTTTCAAATAAGAGTTTGCCGCATTTACTATAGCCTCAACCTCTTCTTGAGTAATATCACCCTTAACCACCTTTAACTTTACACCATTAATTTCTCTTTCATATAAAACATCCATGCCCATTCACCTCCATAAAGTTCATATAGTAAATTATATCAATAAGGTGAATGGGCATGGACTTAGAAAATGATTAAGTATATAAATAACACTTAACTAATCTACCATCTACCTCTACATCAGGCACTGGATTCTTACATTTTTCCATTCTATATTGACATCTACTTATAAATTTACAACCCTTCATCTGATATTCTTCCTCTTCCAGAGTAAGAATCTTTATATCCTTAGTCCATTTCTTCTTAGGATCTGGCTCTGGTATAGATTCCTTAAGAAGCATTGTGTATGGATGTTTTGGATCCATCAACACCTTTTCTACAGGTCCTATTTCTACTATCTCTCCCCTAAACATTATAGCTATTTTATCACTTACATAGTAAGCAGTAGCAAGATCATGAGTAATATAAAGAACACTTACCCCCCTTTTTTCTTTAAGATCTTTAAATAAGTTTACTATTGACATTCTTAGAGACGCATCAACCATAGAAACAGGCTCGTCAGCAACAAGTAGAGTCGGATTTGTCAAAAGGGATCTTGCTATAGAAATTCTCTGTAATTGTCCTCCTGAAAACTCACTAGGGTATTTGTCTTTTACTTCATTCCATGTTAATCCCACAAGATTTAATGCAGACTCTATAACTTCTTCAGGCTTTTCGCTTATACCAAAATTTCTTACAGTCTCTATCAAGTAATTACTAACTCTCCTCAACGGGTTAA
Coding sequences:
- a CDS encoding ABC transporter ATP-binding protein; translation: MKQELLLKVENLNKVFTIGSVFSRIRIRAVNNVNFEIGNSEIFTLAGESGSGKTTVAKIILGFLEPTSGRILYKGKDMFELQKEKSNNVLRKEVQAVFQNPFETFNPLRRVSNYLIETVRNFGISEKPEEVIESALNLVGLTWNEVKDKYPSEFSGGQLQRISIARSLLTNPTLLVADEPVSMVDASLRMSIVNLFKDLKEKRGVSVLYITHDLATAYYVSDKIAIMFRGEIVEIGPVEKVLMDPKHPYTMLLKESIPEPDPKKKWTKDIKILTLEEEEYQMKGCKFISRCQYRMEKCKNPVPDVEVDGRLVKCYLYT
- a CDS encoding macro domain-containing protein yields the protein MDVLYEREINGVKLKVVKGDITQEEVEAIVNAANSYLKHGGGVAGAIVRAGGEVIQKESDEYVEKYGPLPVGSATITSAGKLKAKYVIHTVGPRWGEGDEEKKLEKAIESVLTLAKEKNIKSLSIPAVSCGIFGFPPQLGTKIIVNKVVEFLKDNPGVFEEIHFIGIGDEIPTLFVDALKSI